GGGATGTTGAAAATAGTTGTCTGAGCCGCTGCTTGCAGAACGGCGGTCGCCAAGATGAATACAAGAATGACAGTTTTTAGCATCGTCTTCTCCTCCTACTTGGCACTCTATTGATCCACTTAAAGTTCATGGCTAGGTCGGGGCATAATGACTAGCCGGAAACGTTTTTATTTTTCACTATTCTAATGGACGCCGAGAAAAAGGTAAATCGATATCACCTATCTCCGCGAGGGCTCAGCGATTCCGCTGACGCATGATCTCCCGCTGCTCCCATTCATCAAGCATTTCGGGGAAGATCGCCGGCCCGGCCTGCTGCCATGCGACCACAAACCGCGGCTTCTGGGTATCGCTTTCATGTTTTACGTAACTCAGGATCAACACCCAGCCTTCACCCAGGTATTTATTCAGCTCTCCGCTCGAACCAATCTCCGCAGTCAATTTGGTGTCTTCGATAGTCAAATCAGTTCCACTTCCCTGTTTTTTGTAGTGTTTTGATCTTGCGCTTGGCGAACTGGCTCTTTAGTGGCGTCATTCGGTCGAGAAAAACAATTCCGTCGCAATGATCATTTTCGTGAAGTATACACCTTGCGGCCAGATCTTTCACATCTATTTCTATCTGCTCACCTTTAATATTTTGCGCCCGTGCGATGACACGCATTTCCCGCTTGACGACCTGATAAAGCCCCGGGAACGACAAACAGCCTTCGTCGCCGACCTGTTCGCCTTCGACGTGGATTATTTCCGGGTTTATCAATACATGCCGCTGGCGTTCGTTGTCCTCGTCCTCCGGCGTGTCCATCACAAACAACCGCCGCCCAACCCCAACCTGCGGAGCTGCCAGCCCGACCGCTCGAGCATCCTCCATCGTTACGAACATATCCGCGACCAGACGCTCCAGTTCCGCATCAAAGACATCCACAGGCTTTCCAACCGTCAATAAGACTGGCTCCGGATAATGAACAATCGGCAGGATAGGCATAACGAATATTCTACGAATAAACGTTCTTGAGCCCAAATGCGGTCATTCGCCACAACCGGACGGACTCTAAAAAACGCAAAAAATAAGCGCCCCCAATTTTGAAATAATGCCTGCACCGCAAGTGTTACCATAGAAAGTGTGAATCGTTTCACACTTTAAGAAAAACTCCCTTTTTCTGGGCAGTTCTGTCGTAAAACTGTGGTTTTGGTCTAACTAGTTTCTCGTTTGCCGGTTTAGAACAGGCAGTTTGGTAGAGGTATTTGCGAGATTGGTCGAATGGTTTTCGATAATTTTTTCTTTGACCAAACTGGCTATTTAACTTCAAGCTTGGCTCCGGCATCCTT
This sequence is a window from Acidobacteriota bacterium. Protein-coding genes within it:
- the def gene encoding peptide deformylase, producing MPILPIVHYPEPVLLTVGKPVDVFDAELERLVADMFVTMEDARAVGLAAPQVGVGRRLFVMDTPEDEDNERQRHVLINPEIIHVEGEQVGDEGCLSFPGLYQVVKREMRVIARAQNIKGEQIEIDVKDLAARCILHENDHCDGIVFLDRMTPLKSQFAKRKIKTLQKTGKWN